In Chryseobacterium gotjawalense, the following are encoded in one genomic region:
- a CDS encoding thymidylate synthase, whose amino-acid sequence MQNYLDLLQHILDNGTDKTDRTGTGTRSVFGYQLRYDLSKGFPLMTTKKVHLKSIIYELLWFLKGDTNIKYLNDNGVSIWNEWADENGDLGPVYGAQWRSWTGANGKVVDQITEVIDQIKKNPDSRRLIVSAWNVAEIPNMALAPCHALFQFYVADGKLSLQLYQRSADVFLGVPFNIASYALLLMMVAQVCGLEVGDYIHTFGDVHIYNNHFEQVNKQLLRTPKALPTMKLNPEIKDIFDFDFEDFTLENYNPEPGIKAPVAV is encoded by the coding sequence ATGCAAAACTACCTCGATCTTCTTCAGCATATTTTAGACAACGGAACCGATAAAACCGACCGAACCGGCACCGGCACAAGAAGCGTTTTTGGATACCAGTTGCGTTACGATTTGTCGAAAGGTTTTCCTTTAATGACCACAAAAAAAGTTCATTTAAAATCGATTATTTATGAATTGCTTTGGTTTTTAAAAGGTGATACCAATATTAAATATTTGAATGATAACGGCGTTTCGATCTGGAATGAATGGGCCGATGAAAACGGAGATCTAGGTCCTGTTTACGGCGCACAATGGCGAAGCTGGACCGGAGCAAACGGAAAAGTAGTCGATCAGATTACAGAAGTTATTGACCAGATCAAAAAAAATCCCGATTCCCGAAGATTAATCGTTTCCGCCTGGAACGTGGCGGAAATTCCAAATATGGCTTTAGCGCCTTGTCACGCTTTGTTTCAGTTTTATGTTGCTGATGGAAAATTATCTTTGCAACTCTATCAAAGAAGCGCAGATGTTTTTCTGGGCGTTCCGTTCAATATCGCAAGTTATGCTTTGCTGTTGATGATGGTTGCGCAGGTTTGCGGTTTAGAAGTCGGCGATTATATACACACTTTTGGCGATGTTCATATTTATAACAATCATTTTGAGCAAGTAAATAAACAGCTTTTAAGAACGCCAAAAGCTTTACCAACTATGAAATTAAATCCAGAAATTAAAGATATTTTCGATTTCGATTTTGAGGATTTTACTTTAGAAAATTATAATCCTGAACCGGGAATTAAAGCGCCGGTTGCGGTATAA
- a CDS encoding alpha-amylase family glycosyl hydrolase, whose protein sequence is MKRLILLAILGIGVISCTTQKNTKQMDLPSEWKHTTNIYEVNLRQYTQEGTFRAFEKEMPRLKEMGVKTLWFMPITPISQKVKKGTMGSQYAAHDYVSINPEFGTLEDFKHLVNEAHKMGFKVIIDWVANHTGWDHVWTVSHPEYYLHDEDGKFHIASGMDDIIELDYSNPDLRKAMIDAMKFWVRETNIDGFRCDLASWVEVDFWEQARPEIEKIKPLFFIGEFDELENPEYGKVFDASYSWTWMHKTEDYYKKNLPLSELKDLLQKYTAIGDQSMRAWFTTNHDENTWNGTEYEKYGVIAKPLAVFSATWDGIPLMYSGQELPNMKRLEFFEKDVIDWNGNYQMADFYKTLFNLKANNPALRGGDAAASTHLLKTSADDKVLAFVRKNGKDEVLTVLNFSKEAVSFTIDDENAAGIFKNVFSGPVKDFAQDKSFYLPVGGYAVMEK, encoded by the coding sequence ATGAAAAGACTGATTCTTTTAGCAATTCTGGGAATAGGAGTGATTTCCTGCACCACCCAAAAAAATACGAAACAAATGGATTTACCCAGCGAGTGGAAACATACGACGAATATCTACGAAGTTAACCTCAGACAATATACCCAGGAAGGAACATTCCGCGCTTTTGAAAAAGAAATGCCGCGCCTGAAAGAAATGGGCGTGAAGACGTTGTGGTTCATGCCGATTACCCCCATTTCCCAGAAAGTGAAAAAGGGAACAATGGGAAGTCAGTACGCAGCGCACGATTACGTTTCCATCAATCCGGAATTCGGAACTTTGGAAGATTTCAAACATTTGGTGAATGAAGCACATAAAATGGGTTTCAAAGTGATCATCGATTGGGTTGCCAATCACACCGGTTGGGATCATGTCTGGACGGTTTCTCATCCCGAATATTATCTTCACGATGAAGACGGAAAATTCCACATTGCTTCTGGAATGGACGATATCATCGAGCTGGATTATTCAAATCCTGACCTGAGAAAAGCAATGATCGATGCCATGAAATTTTGGGTTCGTGAAACCAATATCGATGGATTCCGCTGTGATTTGGCAAGTTGGGTAGAAGTCGATTTCTGGGAACAGGCAAGACCCGAAATTGAAAAGATAAAACCCTTATTTTTCATCGGTGAATTTGATGAACTCGAAAATCCGGAATACGGTAAAGTTTTCGATGCCAGTTATTCCTGGACCTGGATGCACAAAACCGAAGATTATTACAAAAAAAATCTTCCACTTTCTGAGTTAAAGGATTTACTTCAAAAATATACTGCAATTGGTGACCAATCTATGAGAGCCTGGTTTACGACCAACCATGACGAAAATACCTGGAACGGAACTGAGTATGAAAAATATGGCGTGATCGCAAAACCTTTGGCTGTTTTTTCTGCCACCTGGGACGGGATTCCATTAATGTACTCCGGTCAGGAATTGCCGAATATGAAACGTTTAGAGTTTTTTGAAAAAGATGTCATTGACTGGAACGGAAATTATCAAATGGCGGATTTCTACAAAACGTTATTTAACTTAAAAGCCAATAATCCCGCATTAAGAGGTGGCGACGCAGCTGCATCAACGCACCTGTTAAAAACTTCTGCCGATGATAAAGTTTTAGCTTTTGTTAGAAAAAATGGGAAAGATGAGGTTTTGACTGTTTTAAATTTTTCTAAAGAAGCGGTTTCTTTTACCATCGATGATGAGAATGCTGCCGGAATTTTTAAAAATGTTTTTTCCGGTCCGGTAAAGGATTTTGCTCAGGATAAAAGTTTTTATTTGCCTGTAGGCGGTTATGCCGTAATGGAGAAATAA
- a CDS encoding response regulator transcription factor: MHKKKILLIDDEVDIIEIISYNLEKEGYLVTTATNGNDGILKAKEMIPDLILLDVMMPEKDGIETCQELRQIKELQNTLIVFLSARSEEFSQLAGFQAGANDYVVKIIKPKILISKINALLQLTSKVSNDAKVLKIGDLVIDKDNVKVTKSGQHFLLPKKEFDLLYLLASNTEKVFKREEILEKVWGNDVVVGERTIDVHIRRLREKLGINTIQTLKGIGYKLVV; this comes from the coding sequence ATGCACAAGAAAAAGATTCTTCTGATCGACGATGAGGTTGATATTATAGAAATAATCTCCTATAATCTCGAGAAAGAAGGGTATCTGGTTACCACCGCAACCAATGGGAACGATGGAATTCTGAAAGCCAAAGAAATGATTCCCGACCTGATTCTCCTCGATGTGATGATGCCGGAAAAAGATGGTATTGAAACCTGTCAGGAACTTCGTCAGATTAAAGAATTGCAGAATACCCTCATCGTTTTTCTCTCTGCCCGTAGCGAAGAGTTTTCTCAATTGGCTGGTTTTCAGGCTGGAGCAAACGATTACGTCGTAAAAATCATTAAACCGAAAATTCTTATTTCTAAAATTAATGCGCTTTTGCAACTGACTTCAAAAGTAAGCAACGACGCCAAAGTCCTGAAAATTGGCGACCTGGTTATCGACAAAGACAATGTGAAAGTGACCAAAAGCGGACAGCACTTTTTATTGCCAAAAAAAGAATTTGATTTGCTTTACCTTTTAGCCTCAAACACCGAAAAGGTTTTTAAACGGGAAGAGATTTTAGAAAAAGTTTGGGGAAATGATGTGGTTGTTGGCGAAAGAACCATCGATGTTCACATCAGAAGATTGCGGGAAAAATTGGGTATTAATACAATACAGACTTTAAAGGGAATCGGGTATAAATTAGTGGTTTAA
- a CDS encoding IS1096 element passenger TnpR family protein, whose amino-acid sequence MVYKLRIILDTKENIFRDVEIKDKQNLWNLHLGIKSAFSLMGDDLSVFNILDEDGVVVKTVPLEDMSDDGEGEIMSDIYITEAFQKSGDKIHFQYGFMDLWEFFCELIEIIDEKPAVNYPITVFRFGKMPLKAPTKTGAKAKRNSVIPLSDDEFPSFEDEFKATSFEVDDDDDDDDFDDDEDFDDDGNFDDDLN is encoded by the coding sequence ATGGTTTACAAACTCCGAATTATTTTAGACACCAAAGAGAATATTTTCAGAGATGTTGAAATTAAAGACAAGCAAAATCTTTGGAACCTGCACTTGGGAATCAAAAGTGCATTTTCATTGATGGGTGATGATTTGTCTGTTTTCAATATCCTGGATGAAGATGGAGTGGTGGTAAAAACTGTACCACTGGAAGACATGAGTGACGACGGTGAAGGAGAAATTATGTCTGATATTTATATCACCGAGGCCTTTCAAAAATCAGGAGACAAAATTCATTTCCAATATGGATTCATGGATTTGTGGGAATTCTTTTGTGAACTCATTGAAATTATCGACGAGAAACCTGCCGTAAATTATCCCATTACCGTCTTCAGATTTGGCAAAATGCCGCTGAAAGCGCCTACTAAAACAGGAGCAAAAGCAAAAAGAAATAGTGTAATCCCTTTATCCGATGACGAATTTCCAAGTTTTGAGGACGAATTTAAAGCCACCAGTTTTGAAGTTGATGACGATGACGACGATGATGATTTTGATGATGACGAAGACTTCGATGACGATGGCAACTTCGATGACGATCTAAACTAA
- a CDS encoding sensor histidine kinase: MKFYRLTFLASLFLTVVMLLLVYVFDSVKHSFPENRQQFFQALILGALILGIINYLVVDFLFNFYGKRQIRKISTILPEELTDEDNDLNFKELGQRVSDLNLKNTAEIDTMKGMETYRKEYIGNISHEMKTPLFTIQGYVDTLLEGGVENLAIRDKYLERIDKSVERLLNIVKDLDMMNQFESGEITLSESRFDLNHLIRELIDILDLEAQKKNTKIILETSSNQMLVKADKQKISQVLINLISNAIYYSNRESATVTIKTSLENQKVLVEVKDNGMGIKPEMLHRIFERFYRIESSRNRNDGGSGLGLAIVKHILEAHGENISVESVYLEGTRFSFSLPKTI; the protein is encoded by the coding sequence ATGAAATTTTACCGTCTTACTTTTCTAGCCTCCTTATTCCTTACCGTCGTTATGCTTTTGCTGGTATACGTTTTCGATTCTGTGAAACATTCCTTTCCGGAAAACAGGCAGCAGTTTTTTCAGGCCTTAATTTTGGGCGCTCTTATTTTGGGTATTATCAATTATTTGGTGGTCGATTTTCTTTTTAATTTTTACGGAAAAAGACAGATCAGGAAAATCTCAACCATTTTACCCGAAGAATTAACCGATGAAGATAATGATTTGAATTTCAAGGAATTGGGTCAAAGAGTTTCGGATCTCAATCTCAAAAACACCGCCGAAATCGATACGATGAAAGGAATGGAAACCTACCGCAAAGAATACATCGGTAATATCTCTCATGAAATGAAAACACCGCTTTTTACGATTCAGGGTTATGTGGATACTTTGTTGGAAGGTGGCGTAGAAAACCTGGCAATCCGTGATAAATACCTGGAGAGAATTGATAAATCTGTGGAGAGGTTACTTAATATAGTGAAGGATTTAGACATGATGAATCAGTTCGAAAGTGGCGAGATTACTTTATCTGAAAGCCGCTTCGATCTCAATCACCTTATCCGTGAACTTATTGACATCCTGGATTTGGAAGCCCAGAAAAAAAACACCAAAATTATTCTGGAAACTTCTTCAAATCAAATGTTGGTGAAGGCAGATAAACAAAAAATTTCGCAGGTTTTAATCAATTTAATTTCGAACGCCATTTATTATTCCAACCGCGAAAGTGCCACGGTAACCATCAAAACAAGTCTTGAAAATCAAAAAGTTTTGGTCGAAGTTAAAGACAATGGAATGGGCATCAAACCAGAAATGCTGCATCGGATTTTCGAGCGGTTTTACCGGATTGAATCCAGCAGAAATAGAAATGATGGCGGCTCGGGTCTCGGCCTGGCGATTGTAAAACATATTTTAGAAGCACATGGGGAAAATATCTCCGTAGAAAGTGTTTACCTGGAAGGTACGCGATTCAGTTTTTCTTTGCCCAAAACGATTTAG